The Coffea arabica cultivar ET-39 chromosome 1e, Coffea Arabica ET-39 HiFi, whole genome shotgun sequence genome has a window encoding:
- the LOC113734416 gene encoding uncharacterized protein gives MGSVLFSNPTLIMAELKYVGHYKIGNSGSLNLYFKPKFHHKHELRLSRFPSLLSPSNTQYNIEGDPEEDSVQHLRVPSSWLDPSQALEESEWLRVTLHKWLDDEYCPEETNIKISEVASHSFYKSLMEKKTDLGEILLEMVQELGSISYQESFHGAFSSANAAVDLIIQRIQQD, from the exons ATGGGTTCGGTGTTATTCTCAAATCCAACCCTGATAATGGCAGAGCTAAAGTATGTAGGCCATTATAAAATAGGAAACTCGGGCAGCCTGAATCTTTATTTTAAACCCAAATTCCATCACAAACATGAGCTCCGACTTTCCAGATTTCCAAGTCTTCTTTCTCCTTCAAACACCCAGTACAATATAGAAGGCGACCCAGAAGAAGATTCTGTTCAACACCTTAGGGTCCCAAGCAGTTGGTTAGACCCTTCGCAAGCCTTGGAG GAATCAGAATGGCTAAGGGTGACTCTTCATAAGTGGTTGGATGATGAATACTGTCCCGAGGAAACGAACATCAAAATTAGTGAGGTTGCTAGCCACTCATTTTACAAGTCGTTGATGGAGAAAAAAACTGACCTGGGCGAAATATTGTTGGAAATGGTTCAGGAATTGGGTTCTATATCCTATCAGGAGAGCTTTCATGGAGCATTTTCATCAGCAAATGCAGCTGTTGATCTCATAATTCAACGGATACAGCAGGATTAG